The following are encoded together in the Methanomicrobia archaeon genome:
- a CDS encoding HD domain-containing protein, translating into MAMAKTGVVVSHDLIYSHLREHRLKAVFNFLERDVEVQTYLRMGNIMAVRRLRYNDHGPTHSRIVSGSALEIFKILGRTITPTSVEEGLYAAEDARLVVLCGAYLHDIGNAVHRTLHHLHGYYLAGPILDRALVQIYPDDQELRIRLKAAILHCIFAHDEEVRCLTMEAGTVTVADGTDMAEGRARIPYRTGKVDIHSLSALAIRKVELAEGEPKPVRIVVQMDNPAGVFQIEEVLDRKIASSNLERWIEVVALERDKELKTRNR; encoded by the coding sequence ATGGCTATGGCGAAAACGGGCGTGGTGGTCTCGCATGATCTTATTTACAGCCATCTGAGAGAGCACCGTCTCAAGGCGGTCTTCAACTTCCTGGAACGTGATGTGGAGGTGCAGACCTACCTGCGGATGGGGAACATCATGGCGGTCAGAAGGCTCCGCTATAATGATCACGGCCCCACGCACTCCCGGATAGTCTCAGGAAGCGCTCTTGAGATCTTCAAGATCCTGGGCAGAACGATAACGCCCACCAGCGTTGAGGAGGGCTTATACGCCGCAGAAGATGCACGGCTCGTGGTGCTCTGCGGCGCGTACCTCCACGACATCGGCAATGCGGTCCATCGAACGTTACACCACCTCCACGGCTACTATCTCGCAGGCCCCATCCTCGATCGGGCGCTCGTACAGATCTATCCGGATGATCAGGAGCTGCGGATCAGATTGAAGGCGGCGATCCTGCACTGCATCTTCGCCCATGACGAGGAAGTGCGCTGCCTCACGATGGAGGCGGGCACGGTGACCGTGGCTGACGGGACAGACATGGCGGAGGGGCGGGCGCGAATACCCTACCGGACCGGTAAGGTTGATATTCACTCGCTATCCGCGCTCGCGATCAGAAAGGTGGAGCTCGCAGAGGGTGAACCCAAGCCCGTGCGCATCGTCGTGCAGATGGACAATCCCGCGGGCGTCTTCCAGATAGAAGAGGTATTAGACCGGAAAATCGCGTCCTCTAACCTGGAGCGATGGATCGAAGTTGTTGCCCTGGAACGGGATAAAGAGCTGAAGACCCGAAATCGCTAA